GTATTGTTGTTGGGTAATCATCTGGCTGCCGAGTTGAGGAGGGCTGGCCTGCGGCCAGCCTCCAACTCGCTGCCAAATGCTACCGGCTCACTGGTGATTTTTAATTGGCATTACTGGTGAAAAATAATCGTCACTGTCCACGCGGAGGCACGGGACGAGTTGGTGCACATTCTGACGCAGTATCAGGATGCCGTCAGCACGCCGATCACCATCTTCTTTGACGGATCCACGCCTGCCCGTGGTCCACGGCCGCAAGCGATCAAAGGGCAGGTTGAGGTTCTCTTTTCACGCGCCGGCCAGACAGCCGACCAGATGATTGAGCGCGCGGCGCATCTGTATCAACCGTATGGAGAGGTGCTCGCTGTTACGGATGACCACGCCGAGCGAGACACCGTGATCGCAATGGGCGGTCTTGCGTCCAGCTGCCTCAACTTCGTGCACAGCGTCACGAGCACGTTGACCGAGGTTCGGGGAGATATCGCCGAGCACAATCGCCGGGAACGAACGCGGTTCAATCGTCGAAAATAAAAACGCGCCCCCGAACCCGGCAGCGCGCAGTGATGCTCACCTGGCTGATCAGTTCCCTTCCTTGAGAATCGCCAGGAACTGCTTCATGGCGGGAGAGAGAACCTTGTTCTTCTTGTAAATTGCGGCGAGAGGCCGATAGAACTCGCCGTCCTCCAGCTCAACTGCGGTGAGGGTCTGCTTGTTAATTTCCTGGCTGATCGTGCTGATCGGCACGATTGAAATGCCCGCGTCGATTTCAACGGCGCGCTTTACGGTTTCGATGTTATCGAACTCCATCACTGTATTCACCTCAACGGCGTTTTCCTTCAGGATTTTATCCAAGGCTTTGCGCGTGGGGATGTCGGGTTCGAATCCAATGAACTTCTGGCCCGCAATGGTCTTGAGCTTCGTGGTCTTATACTTCGAGAAGGGATGCTGCGGATGACAAATGAGCACAAGGGGATCTTTTCGCAGCGCGATCACTTCCACCTTTGGATCCCGCGTCGGATACGCCACCAGGCCGAGGTCGACCACGTTGCCCAGCACATCGTCATAAACCTGGTTGGCCCGCCGATATTCCACGTGAACGTGGACCGTGGGATATTCCTTGAGGAAACGTTTGATGTAGGGCGGAAGATCGTGCAGGCCGATGCTGTAAATCGTGGCGACCCGAATGGTTCCTGAAATGATGTCCTTGATTTCCTGCAGCTTGCTATGAAGGGCATCGTAGGTCTGGATGATCTGCTTGGAAAAATCGTAGAGAACCTGCCCCTCGCGGGTGAGGCGAAATTTCTTCTTGCTGCGTTCGATCAGGAGCGACTTGAACTGCCGTTCGAGGGAGCTGATTTGCTGACTGACAGCGGATTGAGTGACACTGTTAATTTGAGCGGCTTTGGTAAAGCTCTCTGTTTCCGCCAGGTCACAGAAAACTTTCAGACTTTCAATTTGCATAAGCAAACTGAATACGAAACTCTCTAATGCAAGTCAACTAATGTTCCCGCCCCAAAACTGCCCTTACCTTGGCCAATAAATCATTAGTGGTAAACGGTTTCTGCAAGTACGGCAGGTCGTCTTCCTGATTGGGAGAGCGAACGAAGCCGCTGGTGCAAAGAACCGGCGTTTCGGGCGACATCCGGCGTATGTGTTCCGCCAATTCCCGGCCGCTCATCGCGGGCATGACCAAGTCCGTGATCACCATGTCGATCGGCGGATCGCGGCGCGCAAACAAGTCGAGCGCCTTCTGTCCGCTGTTCGCCGTCAGCACCCGATATCCGTAAGCGGAAAGTATCGTGCGCACCGCGGCCAGCAGCAGGTCCTCGTCATCGACCATCAGGATCGTTTCCGAGCCGTTCAAGTCGGCCGTTCCCTGGCCGTGGTCCTGCACAATCCGCTTCTCCGCAGGCAGATAGATTCGGACCGAGGTGCCGACTCCGGGCTGGCTGGAGATTGCAACACCGCCTCCGTGGTTCGTCACAATGCCATACACCAGTGCAAGGCCCAGCCCGCGGTGCCCAGCCGCCTTTTTTGTCGTGAAGAACGGCTCAAAAACTCGCGCCAGGATATCGGCTGGAATCCCTGATCCCGTATCGCTGATTTCAACGCAAACATACGTCCCCGGCGCCAGTCGCAGATCTCGATCCTGGGTTCCCTGCGATAACTCCACGTTGCGCGTTTGGACAGTGATGCGGCCGTTGCCGGCGATTGATTCGTTTGCGTTCTCGAGAACCTTGACCACGGCCTGCTGCAGCTTGGCTTCGTCGAAACGGGTCGCGAACAGCTTGCGCTCGAGCTGAACACTCCACGTGATTTGCTTGGTCGTGGAACCCCGGATGATTTCCGTGCCGCGTTGAACGATGGAATTAAGGTTCCCGCTGGCTTGCGATTTCGCTTCCTTGTCCTGCCGGCTGAACGTGCCCAGATCGTTGGCCACCTCCGCCGCGCGCGCAGCCGATTTCTCAACTTCCACGAGAAGATGCCGCCAGGGATTGGTTGCCTCCATCTGGCTCAATATCAGCGATGTGTACCCCAGGATGCTGGTTAGCGCGTTATTGAAGTCGAGGGAGACCGTTCGCGCCAGCTGCAGTGCAACGTCGAGCTTGTGTTTTTGGGCAAGGGTGAAGTCCGTGGGGGAACCTTTTTGATCCGCGGCAAAGGACCAATCGGGCAGGAGCTGAAAAATAAAACATCGCTGCTCCTCGCGCATGAAGGAGCAGATCGACGCCGAGAACGAACTGATCCCGCCGCCCTTGACGCGAAACTTCAGCGAAACCGTCGCGGCCGGGGATCGCTCCCACTGGGCCAGAAATTGTTGGGGAGCGGGACCGTTTTCAGGGGCCCAAATCGCGCCCAGCAGCGGCGCAGCGCCTTCAAGGGCTGTTCCGAACAGTTTACGGGCGGTCTGATTGGAACGCAGGATCGTGCAGGCGTCATTGACCAGCAACGCAGG
The nucleotide sequence above comes from Verrucomicrobiia bacterium. Encoded proteins:
- a CDS encoding NYN domain-containing protein; translation: MVTVHAEARDELVHILTQYQDAVSTPITIFFDGSTPARGPRPQAIKGQVEVLFSRAGQTADQMIERAAHLYQPYGEVLAVTDDHAERDTVIAMGGLASSCLNFVHSVTSTLTEVRGDIAEHNRRERTRFNRRK
- a CDS encoding LysR family transcriptional regulator encodes the protein MQIESLKVFCDLAETESFTKAAQINSVTQSAVSQQISSLERQFKSLLIERSKKKFRLTREGQVLYDFSKQIIQTYDALHSKLQEIKDIISGTIRVATIYSIGLHDLPPYIKRFLKEYPTVHVHVEYRRANQVYDDVLGNVVDLGLVAYPTRDPKVEVIALRKDPLVLICHPQHPFSKYKTTKLKTIAGQKFIGFEPDIPTRKALDKILKENAVEVNTVMEFDNIETVKRAVEIDAGISIVPISTISQEINKQTLTAVELEDGEFYRPLAAIYKKNKVLSPAMKQFLAILKEGN
- a CDS encoding ATP-binding protein; its protein translation is MKLDEVFALENAGWPALLVNDACTILRSNQTARKLFGTALEGAAPLLGAIWAPENGPAPQQFLAQWERSPAATVSLKFRVKGGGISSFSASICSFMREEQRCFIFQLLPDWSFAADQKGSPTDFTLAQKHKLDVALQLARTVSLDFNNALTSILGYTSLILSQMEATNPWRHLLVEVEKSAARAAEVANDLGTFSRQDKEAKSQASGNLNSIVQRGTEIIRGSTTKQITWSVQLERKLFATRFDEAKLQQAVVKVLENANESIAGNGRITVQTRNVELSQGTQDRDLRLAPGTYVCVEISDTGSGIPADILARVFEPFFTTKKAAGHRGLGLALVYGIVTNHGGGVAISSQPGVGTSVRIYLPAEKRIVQDHGQGTADLNGSETILMVDDEDLLLAAVRTILSAYGYRVLTANSGQKALDLFARRDPPIDMVITDLVMPAMSGRELAEHIRRMSPETPVLCTSGFVRSPNQEDDLPYLQKPFTTNDLLAKVRAVLGREH